Proteins found in one Corynebacterium canis genomic segment:
- the guaA gene encoding glutamine-hydrolyzing GMP synthase → MTQQIHRPVLVVDFGAQYAQLIARRVREARIYSEVIPHTATAAEIAAKHPAALVLSGGPASVYAAGAPALDPAILELGVPVFGICYGFQAMTHALGGTVAHTGNREYGRTDLQVEGGVLHAGLEATHKVWMSHGDAVTEAPAGFSVTARSEGAPVAAFECQERRMAGVQYHPEVLHSPHGQEVLVRFLTEVAGLEQSWTPANIAEELIDAVCEQVGPTGRAICGLSGGVDSAVAAALVQRAIGDRLTCVFVDHGLLRAGEREQVQQDFVAATGAHLVTLDEREAFLAKLAGVTDPEAKRKAIGAEFIRAFERAVAQVLADAPAGSSVDFLVQGTLYPDVVESGGGSGTANIKSHHNVGGLPDDVEFKLVEPLRLLFKDEVRAVGRELGLPEEIVNRQPFPGPGLGIRIIGEVTEDRLETLRAADLIARTELTAAGLDAEIWQCPVVLLADIRSVGVQGDGRTYGHPIVLRPVSSEDAMTADWTRLPYDVLEKISTRITNEVADVNRVVLDCTSKPPGTIEWE, encoded by the coding sequence GTGACTCAGCAGATCCATCGCCCCGTCCTTGTCGTTGATTTCGGGGCGCAATACGCCCAGCTCATCGCCCGCCGCGTGCGGGAAGCCCGCATCTATTCCGAGGTCATTCCGCACACCGCAACCGCGGCCGAAATCGCGGCGAAACACCCTGCTGCGCTGGTCCTTTCCGGCGGCCCAGCATCCGTGTACGCGGCGGGCGCCCCCGCGCTGGACCCCGCGATTCTGGAGTTGGGGGTGCCGGTGTTTGGTATCTGCTACGGTTTTCAGGCCATGACGCACGCGCTGGGCGGCACTGTGGCGCACACGGGGAATCGCGAATATGGGCGAACGGATTTGCAGGTTGAGGGCGGTGTGCTGCACGCCGGTCTCGAGGCCACGCACAAGGTATGGATGAGCCACGGGGACGCCGTGACCGAGGCCCCCGCCGGATTTAGCGTGACCGCCCGTTCCGAGGGTGCTCCCGTAGCTGCGTTCGAATGTCAGGAGCGCCGGATGGCGGGCGTGCAATACCACCCGGAGGTGCTGCATTCCCCGCATGGCCAGGAAGTTCTGGTGCGCTTCCTTACCGAGGTCGCCGGCCTTGAGCAAAGTTGGACGCCCGCAAATATTGCCGAAGAGCTCATCGACGCCGTGTGCGAACAAGTGGGCCCCACCGGGCGCGCCATCTGCGGGCTTTCCGGCGGTGTGGATTCCGCGGTGGCCGCTGCCTTGGTGCAACGCGCGATCGGCGACCGCCTCACATGTGTGTTCGTGGACCACGGTCTTTTGCGCGCTGGGGAACGCGAGCAGGTGCAGCAGGATTTCGTCGCCGCCACCGGCGCGCACCTGGTCACCCTCGACGAGCGCGAGGCATTCCTGGCAAAGCTTGCCGGCGTGACCGACCCCGAGGCGAAACGCAAAGCTATCGGGGCCGAATTCATCCGTGCGTTCGAACGTGCCGTCGCCCAAGTGCTTGCCGATGCCCCGGCCGGCTCCAGCGTAGACTTCCTTGTCCAAGGCACCCTGTACCCCGACGTAGTCGAATCCGGAGGCGGTAGCGGAACCGCCAATATCAAGAGCCACCACAACGTTGGCGGCTTGCCGGACGATGTGGAATTCAAGCTCGTGGAGCCGCTGCGCCTGCTGTTTAAGGACGAGGTCCGCGCCGTGGGCCGCGAGCTTGGGCTCCCCGAGGAGATTGTCAACCGGCAGCCATTCCCCGGTCCCGGGTTGGGGATCCGCATTATCGGCGAGGTGACCGAGGACCGCCTGGAAACCCTCCGAGCTGCGGATTTGATCGCCCGCACCGAGCTCACCGCCGCCGGGCTGGACGCCGAGATCTGGCAATGCCCCGTGGTTCTGCTCGCCGATATCCGTTCCGTGGGCGTCCAGGGCGACGGCCGCACCTACGGGCATCCGATCGTGCTGCGGCCCGTCTCCTCCGAGGACGCCATGACCGCCGACTGGACCCGCCTGCCGTACGACGTGCTGGAGAAGATCTCCACCCGCATCACCAACGAAGTCGCCGACGTCAACCGCGTTGTCTTGGATTGCACCTCCAAGCCGCCGGGCACCATCGAATGGGAATAA